Proteins encoded in a region of the Candidatus Neomarinimicrobiota bacterium genome:
- the ftcD gene encoding glutamate formimidoyltransferase, giving the protein MEKIVECVPNFSEGRDESILEAISRSVESVSEVVLLDVDPGEATNRTVVTFVGSPAGVKEAAFNAIATAADLIDMRNHSGAHARMGATDVCPFVPVRGVSMDDCVEIAKSVGERVGKELGIPVYLYEHAASRPERRNLASVRQGEYEGLTAKFKDSDWVPDFGEAKFNARSGATAVGAREFLIAYNVNLNTKDRHVATDIALDIREAGRAKRDKEGKIVRDEEGKAIKVPGLLQSCKAVGWVIDEYQKAQVSINL; this is encoded by the coding sequence ATGGAAAAGATCGTCGAGTGTGTACCCAATTTCAGTGAAGGCCGGGACGAGTCGATCCTGGAGGCGATTAGCCGCTCCGTCGAATCGGTTTCGGAGGTAGTTCTGCTGGACGTTGATCCCGGTGAAGCGACGAATCGGACGGTCGTTACTTTTGTCGGATCGCCGGCGGGTGTGAAGGAAGCGGCGTTTAATGCCATCGCCACGGCGGCTGACCTGATAGATATGCGCAACCATTCGGGCGCCCACGCGCGCATGGGCGCCACCGACGTCTGTCCTTTTGTCCCCGTACGCGGTGTGAGCATGGATGACTGTGTTGAGATCGCCAAGTCAGTGGGGGAACGTGTTGGCAAAGAATTAGGCATCCCTGTCTATCTGTATGAGCATGCGGCATCCAGACCTGAGAGGCGCAATCTGGCCAGTGTCCGCCAGGGTGAATACGAGGGATTGACGGCAAAGTTTAAGGACTCAGACTGGGTGCCGGATTTCGGCGAGGCGAAGTTCAACGCCAGGAGTGGTGCTACAGCAGTGGGAGCCAGGGAGTTTCTAATTGCGTACAATGTCAATCTGAACACGAAGGACAGGCATGTTGCCACCGATATTGCCCTCGATATTCGTGAGGCGGGGCGGGCAAAGCGAGACAAGGAAGGCAAGATCGTGCGCGATGAAGAGGGAAAGGCGATTAAGGTACCCGGTCTGCTTCAGTCGTGCAAGGCGGTCGGCTGGGTAATTGATGAGTACCAGAAGGCGCAGGTTTCCATCAACCTGA